A portion of the Calothrix sp. 336/3 genome contains these proteins:
- a CDS encoding protein tyrosine phosphatase family protein, with protein sequence MSSLSQIEAFLPISFTISTSGQPTPEQFVNIASAGYTLVINLATPASSNWNSNENSIVENLGMEYINIPIDWDNPTLTDFDNLADLLDENPERKIWIHCAKNMRVSAMMYLYHRLRKGYREEAARRYLEQIWQPNKIWQNFIDATIELYEE encoded by the coding sequence ATGTCTTCCTTATCACAAATTGAAGCTTTTTTACCTATTTCCTTCACCATTTCCACTTCTGGACAACCAACCCCGGAACAGTTTGTCAATATCGCATCAGCAGGTTACACCTTAGTTATCAACCTGGCAACCCCTGCGTCAAGTAACTGGAATAGTAACGAAAATAGTATTGTTGAAAACCTAGGAATGGAATATATCAATATTCCCATCGATTGGGACAATCCTACCCTGACTGATTTTGATAATCTTGCTGATTTACTCGATGAAAATCCAGAACGCAAAATTTGGATACACTGTGCTAAAAATATGCGCGTCTCCGCAATGATGTATCTCTACCATCGACTGCGTAAAGGTTACAGAGAAGAAGCAGCGCGTCGCTATCTCGAACAGATTTGGCAACCAAACAAAATTTGGCAAAATTTTATTGATGCAACGATAGAGCTATACGAGGAATAA
- a CDS encoding tetratricopeptide repeat protein, translating into MPLSRYYRFMLTAVLVVGLVCILLVAPVQAETSVTATDLWRLGIQKLSRHDFEGAIADLTQAIDIQPNFSSAYGHRCLAYLENQDYHNAVTDCTVAIKFSPQDTEAYLNRGLAHYRMGDFAEAIADYQQVIHQKPAEFRAYYNRGIAHTSLGNHQQAIIDYNLALTQIHASLTSLLADIYNDRGLAEFALKNISAAMIDFDMAIRLNAQDYRGYFNRGCVCARTGDHHAAVHNFSQVIRLNPSNGQAYVNRGMLYHRLGYEQAALQDLHTAVQYFGHQREKIAYEKTLELIKNVQKTIPRKIQIA; encoded by the coding sequence ATGCCTTTGAGTCGTTATTACCGATTCATGCTCACTGCTGTCTTAGTCGTGGGTTTAGTTTGTATTCTCTTGGTAGCACCTGTACAGGCTGAGACTTCAGTTACAGCTACAGACTTATGGCGATTGGGTATACAAAAGCTTTCGCGTCATGATTTTGAGGGGGCGATCGCCGACTTAACCCAAGCCATAGACATACAACCCAATTTTTCTTCAGCTTACGGTCATCGTTGTTTAGCCTACCTTGAGAATCAAGATTACCATAATGCGGTAACAGATTGTACAGTTGCCATCAAATTTTCTCCCCAAGACACCGAAGCATATTTGAATCGGGGACTAGCTCACTACAGAATGGGAGATTTTGCAGAGGCGATCGCCGACTATCAACAAGTCATTCACCAAAAACCCGCCGAATTTCGTGCCTACTACAACCGGGGAATTGCCCATACATCCCTCGGTAATCATCAGCAAGCCATCATAGACTACAACCTAGCCCTGACACAAATCCATGCTTCCCTGACTTCTCTCCTCGCAGATATCTACAACGACAGGGGACTAGCAGAATTTGCCCTGAAAAATATTTCCGCCGCGATGATTGACTTTGATATGGCAATTCGCCTCAACGCCCAAGACTACCGAGGATACTTCAATCGCGGTTGTGTTTGTGCCAGAACCGGAGATCATCACGCAGCTGTCCATAACTTTTCCCAAGTTATCCGCCTCAACCCTAGCAATGGTCAAGCTTACGTGAATAGAGGAATGTTATACCATCGCCTTGGTTATGAACAAGCCGCCCTACAGGATTTACACACAGCAGTGCAATACTTCGGTCATCAAAGGGAGAAAATCGCCTACGAAAAAACCCTAGAGTTAATTAAAAATGTGCAAAAAACCATACCAAGAAAAATTCAAATAGCTTAA
- a CDS encoding type II toxin-antitoxin system Phd/YefM family antitoxin, producing the protein MLKVSVEEATINFKSILEQVAKGEEVILLEENQIVARLVPPQKKEQRLASMKQFRDAIAVKGESLSTTIINARIEERS; encoded by the coding sequence GTGTTAAAGGTTAGTGTTGAAGAAGCAACAATTAATTTCAAAAGTATTTTAGAACAAGTCGCTAAAGGCGAAGAAGTAATTTTGCTAGAGGAAAATCAAATTGTAGCTCGCTTGGTTCCTCCGCAAAAAAAAGAACAGCGTTTAGCTAGTATGAAACAATTCCGAGATGCAATTGCGGTTAAGGGAGAATCTTTAAGTACAACTATAATTAATGCACGTATTGAGGAGCGTAGTTGA
- a CDS encoding photosystem II S4 domain protein, protein MLPREELLKGVENRDSIARVIDQAEQAIKTWEVVQTDFLSPPEIAEIRQVFARLTDIELVAWGGYPQAERQRMAIARSELPLEPSQISVTLLDIAGNFLFDTATHRDFLGAMLGTGIVREKTGDIIVLGERGAQVIVVPELAEFLEMHLQQVRSVPVKTRTIDISELKVREPKKKELTTVEASLRLDAIASAGFGMSRSKMVSLIDGGDVRVNWKDITQASSQVKTGDLIAIRGKGRLEVGEIAVTKKDRYRVQLTRYV, encoded by the coding sequence ATGTTGCCACGGGAAGAATTATTAAAAGGTGTTGAAAACCGCGATAGTATTGCGCGGGTTATTGATCAAGCGGAACAAGCGATTAAAACCTGGGAAGTTGTACAAACAGATTTTCTCTCTCCCCCAGAGATAGCAGAAATTCGCCAGGTATTTGCTCGGTTAACTGATATAGAGTTAGTGGCATGGGGTGGTTATCCTCAAGCTGAACGTCAAAGGATGGCGATCGCCCGTTCAGAATTACCCCTAGAACCGTCCCAAATATCAGTAACATTATTAGATATCGCTGGTAATTTTCTGTTTGACACTGCAACCCACCGAGACTTTTTAGGTGCAATGTTAGGCACAGGGATTGTCCGAGAAAAAACGGGGGATATTATTGTTTTGGGGGAACGAGGTGCCCAAGTCATAGTGGTTCCAGAGTTGGCAGAGTTTTTAGAAATGCATCTGCAACAAGTGCGCTCAGTACCAGTTAAAACCCGTACCATTGATATTAGTGAATTAAAAGTACGAGAACCCAAGAAAAAAGAATTAACCACAGTCGAAGCATCTCTGCGCTTAGACGCGATCGCCTCTGCGGGTTTCGGAATGTCACGCAGCAAAATGGTTTCTCTCATTGATGGTGGAGATGTGCGAGTCAACTGGAAAGATATTACCCAAGCAAGTTCCCAAGTCAAAACTGGTGATTTAATTGCGATTCGTGGCAAAGGTAGATTGGAAGTTGGGGAAATTGCTGTCACCAAAAAAGATAGGTACCGAGTGCAATTGACAAGGTATGTGTAA
- the petJ gene encoding cytochrome c6 PetJ: MRRILSVLVLGLAIFTFAFSSPALAGDAASGAKVFSANCAACHAGGKNLVQADKNLGKPALEKYGMYSAEAIITQVTKGKNAMPAFAGRLTATQIEDVAAYVLSEADKDWK, encoded by the coding sequence ATGAGAAGAATTCTTTCAGTATTAGTTTTAGGTCTAGCTATCTTTACCTTTGCTTTTAGCAGTCCTGCCCTCGCTGGAGACGCTGCAAGCGGAGCCAAAGTTTTCAGTGCCAACTGTGCTGCTTGTCACGCTGGTGGTAAAAACTTAGTGCAAGCTGACAAAAACCTGGGCAAACCTGCTTTAGAAAAATACGGTATGTATTCCGCAGAAGCCATTATTACCCAAGTTACCAAGGGCAAAAATGCTATGCCCGCGTTTGCTGGTCGTTTGACTGCTACACAAATCGAGGATGTTGCAGCATACGTCCTATCTGAAGCAGACAAAGACTGGAAATAG
- a CDS encoding NACHT domain-containing protein, which translates to MLPIPLNEIISAIAGFANPILKEKIQRNETVIKLLQQFKLDPEHPPGDFSGVYAYALVEYGVGKPRQLLEIFRHEEVKQSFRKAFDHNNPEILLSEVDTFLDSSSLDGEIRNLGLDVRREVTDFATVFIEVAKRSRTTGDVLMSHQLGSLHKRIANIQEQLSRLPNLEGIRTEIARLAGENYPALPETAATENNCKAIALAQQMRGWFETLGYRFEKYEIWQDSYFEWIINIPVRRNRYDRILVRGIAGEAGLADVMALGQSVETQRTDEGWLITSRRISRAARNEVEKEENRHLGCYTFDELLAQDADFSGYLDWLEGSIKRRNIDTKYVPLACSKEEIDPVSKRQIAVSHYDEQDGWIDGYIDRWLDDPAKEHISILGEFGTGKTWFALHYAWVTLQRYRDAQKRGTELPRLPLVIPLRDYAKAVSVESLFSEFFFRKHEIPLPGYSAFEQLNRMGKLLLIFDGFDEMAAKVDKQEMINNFWELAKVVVPGAKVILTCRTEHFPEAQEGRALLNAELQASTKDLTGETPQFEVLELEKFNDEQIQQVLSFQAAPATVEMVMGNPQLLDLARRPVMTELILEALPDIEAGKPVDMSRVYLYAVRHKMERDIKSDRTFTSLADKLYFLCELSWEMLSTDQMSLNYKFFPDRIRQLFGIEEKDLDHWHYDMMGQTMLIRNADGDYTPAHRSLLEFFVAYKFAAELGVLAEDFTELARGEVVNGVGQDYTWSSYFRRNGQSLPLQGFVSESLENLRETFGRSQLTKAVLDLLLPMVDVDKKEMIIKVIEGTRGRSEDEVGYVGGNAATLAVKLDKDALEERDLSGVVINKGDFSNATLHHVNFSGANLSESIFNKAFSTALSVAFSSDNKLFATGETNGNIHVWQVSDGKEISLLQGHSDWVRSVIISHDNSTLISASSDQTIKIWDIQTEKCLQTVKGHINRVYSLVISPDNQTFASSSADCTIKLWSLNSGECLKTLEGHTDRIWSIAISNDGKTIISGSADRTIKEWDISTGECLKTFRGHTATIYSVIFSIDGNTIISGSADKSIRLWDILSGKCLKIFNGHERAVDSLVINSILFSASRDGVIKIWDFQTGECINTLHEHTDIVRGLAVSSDGKYLISCSDDQSVKLWNAGMGECLQTFQGYNNEINSVVMSSNGDILVSSGNEAVIRIWDINTGQNITTLEGHDKRIWSVEISSDGKQIASCSSDKTVKIWDIQSGKCLRTLYGHTGAVFQVSISPDNLKLVSGSDDKTVRIWDIITGKCLHTFEARIGTATSAIFSPNGEFIIGIGDDNLIKIWDIHTGKLLNNLNGHTDWVWALAISQDSKTFLSGSFDHTVKLWDIQTGKCLITFVGHTDRVRCVTFNPNSNIFASGGDDKKIKLWNTHEKVCINTLSGHTGAVRSLSISNQGHTLASCSYDGTIKIWDIETGECLKTLRSDRPYENMNITGVKGLTDAEISTLKALGAVEDGKM; encoded by the coding sequence GTGTTACCAATACCTCTAAACGAAATAATTAGCGCGATCGCTGGTTTTGCAAATCCTATCCTCAAGGAAAAAATTCAGCGCAATGAAACTGTTATCAAACTATTGCAGCAGTTTAAGCTCGATCCGGAACATCCACCCGGCGATTTTAGTGGGGTTTATGCCTATGCGTTGGTGGAATATGGTGTTGGTAAACCCAGGCAATTGCTGGAAATTTTTCGTCACGAAGAGGTAAAACAGTCTTTTCGTAAAGCATTTGACCATAATAACCCTGAAATTTTACTGTCGGAAGTCGATACATTTCTTGATAGTTCTAGTTTAGATGGTGAAATTCGTAATTTAGGGTTGGATGTCAGGCGAGAAGTCACTGATTTTGCCACTGTTTTTATTGAGGTTGCTAAACGCAGTCGCACTACTGGTGATGTGTTGATGAGTCATCAACTCGGTTCGTTGCACAAGCGTATTGCCAATATTCAAGAACAACTCAGCAGATTGCCAAATTTAGAAGGTATTCGTACCGAAATTGCTAGATTAGCAGGAGAAAATTATCCAGCGTTGCCAGAGACTGCTGCTACCGAGAATAATTGTAAGGCTATTGCATTAGCCCAACAAATGCGGGGTTGGTTTGAAACCTTGGGCTATCGGTTTGAAAAGTATGAAATCTGGCAGGATAGCTATTTTGAGTGGATTATAAATATTCCTGTACGCCGAAATCGATACGATCGCATTCTTGTGCGGGGAATTGCTGGGGAAGCAGGATTGGCTGATGTCATGGCTTTGGGGCAATCTGTGGAGACGCAACGCACCGATGAAGGTTGGTTGATCACATCGCGTCGCATTTCCAGAGCAGCACGGAATGAGGTGGAAAAGGAAGAAAATCGCCACTTGGGTTGTTATACGTTCGATGAACTTTTGGCTCAAGATGCTGACTTTAGCGGTTATCTCGATTGGTTGGAAGGGTCGATAAAACGCCGCAATATTGATACCAAGTATGTACCCCTTGCTTGTAGCAAAGAAGAAATCGACCCCGTTAGCAAACGCCAAATCGCCGTCAGTCATTACGATGAGCAAGATGGTTGGATTGATGGATATATCGATCGCTGGCTTGATGACCCAGCAAAGGAGCATATTTCTATACTCGGTGAATTTGGCACGGGGAAAACTTGGTTTGCCCTGCATTACGCTTGGGTAACATTGCAACGATATCGGGATGCCCAAAAACGGGGTACAGAATTGCCGCGTTTACCTTTGGTGATTCCTCTGCGGGATTATGCGAAAGCGGTAAGCGTGGAATCTTTATTTTCCGAGTTTTTCTTTCGCAAACATGAAATTCCCCTACCTGGATATTCTGCATTTGAACAACTCAATCGCATGGGTAAATTGCTGCTAATTTTCGATGGTTTCGATGAAATGGCGGCAAAAGTTGATAAACAGGAGATGATTAACAACTTTTGGGAATTGGCGAAAGTTGTGGTTCCTGGAGCCAAGGTGATTCTCACCTGTCGTACTGAACATTTCCCGGAAGCGCAGGAAGGACGAGCTTTATTAAACGCAGAGTTGCAAGCATCCACCAAAGATTTGACGGGAGAAACACCACAGTTTGAGGTGTTGGAATTGGAGAAATTTAACGACGAGCAAATTCAGCAGGTGTTATCCTTCCAAGCTGCACCAGCAACGGTGGAAATGGTGATGGGGAACCCGCAATTATTGGATTTAGCCCGTCGTCCAGTGATGACGGAGTTGATTTTGGAAGCATTACCGGATATCGAAGCGGGGAAACCTGTGGATATGTCGCGGGTGTATTTGTACGCGGTGCGGCATAAAATGGAGCGGGATATTAAGAGCGATCGCACGTTTACATCTTTGGCAGATAAGCTGTATTTCCTGTGCGAATTGTCTTGGGAAATGCTTTCCACCGACCAAATGAGCTTGAATTACAAGTTTTTCCCTGATCGCATCCGGCAGTTATTTGGGATTGAAGAAAAAGACCTCGACCACTGGCATTATGACATGATGGGGCAAACGATGTTAATCCGTAATGCTGATGGGGATTATACTCCAGCCCATCGGTCATTGTTAGAGTTTTTTGTCGCGTATAAATTTGCAGCTGAGTTGGGTGTGTTGGCTGAGGATTTTACTGAGTTGGCACGGGGAGAAGTAGTTAATGGTGTTGGGCAGGATTATACTTGGTCGTCCTATTTTCGGCGAAATGGGCAAAGTTTGCCGTTGCAGGGGTTTGTCAGTGAGTCATTGGAGAATTTAAGAGAAACATTTGGGCGATCGCAGTTAACAAAAGCGGTGTTGGATTTGCTTTTACCGATGGTTGATGTTGATAAGAAAGAGATGATTATTAAGGTAATTGAGGGGACGAGAGGAAGAAGTGAGGATGAGGTTGGTTATGTTGGGGGAAATGCTGCGACTTTGGCTGTGAAGCTTGATAAGGATGCTTTGGAAGAGAGAGATTTGAGCGGTGTAGTAATTAATAAAGGAGATTTTTCTAATGCTACTTTGCATCATGTAAATTTTTCTGGAGCAAATTTATCTGAATCGATTTTTAATAAAGCTTTTAGCACAGCGTTATCTGTCGCCTTTAGTTCTGATAATAAACTTTTTGCAACCGGCGAAACTAACGGTAATATTCACGTATGGCAAGTTTCTGATGGTAAGGAAATTTCGTTATTGCAAGGACATTCTGATTGGGTAAGGTCTGTCATTATTAGTCATGATAATTCCACTTTAATAAGTGCTAGTAGTGACCAAACTATTAAGATATGGGATATCCAAACTGAAAAGTGTTTGCAAACTGTTAAGGGACATATTAATAGAGTTTACTCCTTAGTAATTAGTCCAGATAATCAAACTTTTGCTAGTAGTAGTGCTGATTGTACAATTAAGTTATGGAGTCTAAATTCAGGAGAATGTCTTAAAACATTAGAAGGTCATACTGATAGAATATGGTCAATTGCTATTAGCAATGATGGAAAAACTATTATTAGTGGTAGTGCAGATCGAACAATCAAAGAATGGGATATTTCTACAGGAGAATGCCTCAAAACTTTTAGAGGACATACAGCCACAATATATTCAGTTATTTTTAGTATTGATGGCAATACTATTATTAGTGGTAGTGCTGATAAATCTATTCGATTATGGGATATCTTATCTGGGAAATGCCTAAAAATTTTCAATGGGCACGAACGTGCAGTAGACTCTTTGGTTATAAATTCAATTCTATTTAGTGCCAGTCGGGATGGAGTTATAAAGATTTGGGATTTTCAAACTGGTGAGTGTATTAACACTTTACATGAGCATACTGATATAGTTCGTGGTTTAGCTGTTAGTTCAGATGGTAAATATCTAATCAGCTGTAGTGACGATCAAAGCGTAAAGCTTTGGAATGCAGGCATGGGTGAGTGTTTGCAAACTTTTCAAGGATATAATAATGAAATAAATTCAGTGGTGATGAGTTCAAATGGAGATATTTTAGTCAGTAGCGGAAATGAAGCTGTAATTAGGATATGGGATATAAATACTGGTCAAAATATTACTACTTTAGAAGGTCATGATAAACGTATATGGTCAGTAGAAATTAGTTCAGATGGTAAACAAATAGCTAGTTGTAGCAGCGATAAAACAGTTAAGATTTGGGATATTCAAAGTGGAAAATGCTTAAGAACATTATATGGTCATACAGGCGCGGTATTTCAAGTTTCTATTTCTCCCGATAACCTTAAATTAGTCAGTGGTAGTGACGACAAAACAGTTCGCATATGGGATATTATTACTGGAAAATGCTTACATACTTTTGAAGCACGTATTGGAACAGCCACATCCGCTATATTTAGTCCTAATGGCGAGTTTATTATTGGCATTGGCGATGATAATTTAATAAAAATATGGGATATTCATACAGGAAAACTTTTAAATAACTTAAACGGTCATACCGATTGGGTTTGGGCACTAGCAATTAGTCAAGATAGTAAAACTTTTTTGAGTGGAAGTTTTGACCATACGGTAAAGCTATGGGATATTCAAACAGGTAAATGTTTAATCACTTTTGTAGGACATACGGATAGAGTTAGATGCGTAACCTTTAATCCCAATAGTAATATTTTTGCTAGTGGCGGTGATGACAAAAAGATAAAGCTTTGGAATACCCACGAAAAAGTATGTATTAACACTTTATCTGGTCATACAGGAGCAGTTCGTTCGCTATCCATTAGTAATCAAGGTCATACTTTAGCAAGTTGCAGTTATGATGGCACAATTAAAATTTGGGACATTGAAACAGGCGAGTGCCTAAAAACTTTGAGGAGCGATCGCCCTTATGAAAATATGAATATCACAGGTGTCAAAGGCTTAACAGATGCCGAAATTTCTACGCTCAAAGCATTAGGTGCTGTGGAAGATGGGAAAATGTAA
- a CDS encoding GNAT family N-acetyltransferase has protein sequence MTDLTIRAAEPGDCATLFHLIKALAEYEKLSHTVTGSAGDLEKHLFGTPQYAEALLAEISGQAVGFALFFPNYSTFLTQPGIYLEDIFVLPEYRRQGIGKALLTTVAQIAVARNCGRLEWSVLDWNQPAQAFYRQMGASILDEWRICRVTGTALTELGNLAT, from the coding sequence ATGACTGACTTAACCATTCGTGCTGCCGAACCTGGTGATTGTGCAACTCTGTTTCACCTCATCAAAGCACTGGCAGAATATGAAAAGCTTTCCCATACAGTCACTGGTAGTGCTGGGGATTTAGAAAAACACCTCTTCGGTACACCCCAATATGCGGAAGCACTGTTAGCCGAAATCTCTGGGCAAGCTGTCGGTTTTGCCCTCTTTTTCCCCAATTATTCCACCTTTCTCACCCAACCAGGCATTTACCTGGAGGATATTTTTGTGCTGCCAGAATATCGCCGTCAAGGTATCGGTAAAGCTTTGTTAACAACAGTTGCCCAAATTGCGGTAGCAAGAAACTGCGGACGTTTAGAGTGGAGTGTTTTAGATTGGAACCAGCCTGCACAGGCATTTTACCGCCAGATGGGAGCCTCAATTCTCGATGAGTGGCGGATTTGTCGTGTGACTGGAACCGCATTAACCGAGCTAGGAAATCTCGCAACTTAA
- a CDS encoding DNA alkylation repair protein: protein MAIAQLQAQLAQAGDSKTQAWWESYLKHSLPFRGLKLPQVRAIVHSWVKTTNFSSQLPSQQFDTAVTLIREPWGEDKLAGILLLQEFLIKHRLVNWESDLPKFATLFDEGDIKEWNTCDWFCVKVLNPLIKQQGKSCAAAVMQWCKAENLWRKRASVVSFVNIAKHGDRNFPNFTQMLLNTCGVVVQSPERFAQTGIGWALRELSLSDRNLVIDFIKTNSTYFSSEGLRYTLEKFPPDLQQQLKKYRQEKLKSSK from the coding sequence ATGGCGATCGCTCAACTCCAAGCACAATTAGCCCAAGCAGGTGACAGTAAAACTCAAGCATGGTGGGAAAGCTATCTCAAACACTCCTTACCCTTTCGCGGGTTGAAATTACCCCAAGTAAGGGCAATAGTACATTCCTGGGTAAAAACCACCAATTTTTCTAGCCAATTACCATCCCAACAATTTGATACTGCTGTGACTTTAATTCGAGAACCTTGGGGTGAGGATAAATTAGCGGGAATTCTCTTGCTGCAAGAATTTTTGATCAAACATCGCTTAGTGAATTGGGAATCGGATTTACCCAAATTTGCTACCTTATTCGACGAAGGTGACATCAAGGAATGGAATACCTGTGATTGGTTTTGTGTCAAAGTTCTCAATCCTCTGATTAAACAACAGGGAAAATCCTGTGCAGCTGCTGTGATGCAATGGTGCAAAGCTGAAAATTTATGGCGCAAAAGAGCATCAGTCGTCAGTTTCGTGAATATTGCCAAACATGGAGATCGTAATTTCCCAAATTTTACCCAAATGCTACTCAACACCTGTGGTGTGGTGGTTCAATCTCCGGAAAGATTTGCCCAAACTGGTATAGGATGGGCTTTACGGGAATTAAGTTTAAGTGATAGAAATTTGGTAATTGACTTTATCAAAACTAATAGCACTTATTTTTCCAGTGAAGGATTGCGTTATACCCTAGAAAAATTTCCACCCGATTTACAACAGCAACTCAAAAAATATCGACAGGAAAAATTAAAATCTTCCAAATAA
- a CDS encoding peptidoglycan-binding protein encodes MTSFATDLTASAELRKPVLKQGSQGEVVKELQGLLLSYGAFVIHNGQGNCVFPGKEVVDGVFGAKTTAAVKVFQGRVFQTQDGIVGDKVWRSLFKGAPVDMVILKKGAKGELVKKVQERLAIAGYYNYILEGDFGSRTEAAVKEFQKAVGLPVDGVIAERTWFELSKINTIFCS; translated from the coding sequence ATGACATCATTTGCTACAGATTTAACTGCCTCTGCTGAACTGCGTAAACCTGTTCTCAAACAAGGTTCCCAGGGAGAGGTTGTCAAAGAATTGCAAGGTTTATTACTGAGTTATGGTGCTTTTGTTATCCATAATGGACAGGGTAATTGTGTTTTTCCTGGGAAAGAAGTGGTTGACGGTGTATTTGGTGCAAAAACTACTGCTGCGGTGAAGGTTTTCCAAGGCAGAGTATTTCAAACCCAGGATGGAATTGTTGGGGATAAGGTATGGCGATCGCTGTTTAAAGGTGCGCCGGTAGATATGGTAATTCTCAAGAAGGGTGCTAAGGGAGAATTGGTGAAAAAGGTACAAGAAAGACTGGCGATCGCTGGCTATTACAATTACATCCTAGAAGGTGACTTTGGTTCTCGTACTGAAGCAGCAGTTAAGGAATTTCAAAAAGCTGTCGGTTTACCCGTAGATGGTGTGATTGCTGAACGTACTTGGTTTGAGTTAAGTAAAATCAACACAATTTTCTGCTCTTGA
- a CDS encoding type II toxin-antitoxin system VapC family toxin → MIYLDTSIVAPLYWTEVLSDTVEELVLSETELGLSQLVEVELISALSRRVRMGEISQDDAAAIVERFQIDIDSGFYNRITLETIHYHLAREWISRFTTPMRTLDALHLAVASQNNLRLVTADVRLAASAEFLEVDVLLLE, encoded by the coding sequence TTGATTTACCTGGATACAAGTATTGTCGCTCCTTTATACTGGACAGAGGTATTAAGCGATACAGTTGAGGAGCTTGTATTAAGTGAGACTGAGCTTGGTTTGAGTCAATTAGTGGAAGTGGAGCTTATTTCAGCATTATCGCGTCGGGTTAGGATGGGTGAAATATCTCAAGATGATGCAGCAGCTATAGTCGAAAGGTTTCAAATTGATATAGATAGTGGTTTTTATAATCGTATTACTCTCGAAACAATTCACTATCACTTAGCTCGTGAGTGGATTAGTCGGTTTACAACACCAATGCGTACACTTGATGCTTTGCATTTGGCTGTTGCATCCCAAAATAATCTTAGGTTGGTAACTGCGGATGTGCGTTTGGCTGCAAGTGCTGAGTTTTTGGAAGTTGATGTTCTTTTATTAGAGTGA